The sequence TCTTAGGAGAATCCCTACCTCAACCCCTTTTACAGCTGTTGCATAGTTTACAAGACTGTCTAAATCAATAACAGAATTTTGGTTCTTTGATAACCTTCTCTTTTCAAAAGCGATTAAACCGACCTTTCCATTTAAATATAATTCCATAGATTTAAGGCCAAGACCTAAAAGTTGTATGGACTCAAAAGATTTTTCAAAATAGATATGTTTAGAAACCTCATGACAATCAACCCCTTTTTTTAACATTTCAGCACATATTTCCATGGATTTCGTCGTTGTATTTGAAAAAGAAAATCTGCCCGTGTCATAAATGATTCCCGTATATATTTGATACGCAAGGGATTTATCAATCTTGAAATTTTCTATGTTTTTGGTGATAAGGTAGATAAGTTCACAGGTAGAGCTTGCTTTTTGGCCAACAAGATTGATGGTGCCAAAATTTGTATTACTGATGTGATGATCGACATTGAGGATGGGCATCTTTTCTTCTCTTTTAAGT is a genomic window of Nitrospinota bacterium containing:
- a CDS encoding bifunctional oligoribonuclease/PAP phosphatase NrnA, which encodes SCHINADGDAIGSLLAMGSILKRLKKKYWMVIHDNPPNPKFKFLKDFDKILNYQEDGARNWNFDSAVILDTADLDRLGDVKKLLKREEKMPILNVDHHISNTNFGTINLVGQKASSTCELIYLITKNIENFKIDKSLAYQIYTGIIYDTGRFSFSNTTTKSMEICAEMLKKGVDCHEVSKHIYFEKSFESIQLLGLGLKSMELYLNGKVGLIAFEKRRLSKNQNSVIDLDSLVNYATAVKGVEVGILLREEEKGRFRVSLRSKDRVDVNKIAKVFNGGGHFKAAGCYIKGNLKETINQLLRELQRVVK